The nucleotide sequence GTCCATTCGGCTCATGCCCGGCTTGCGGGGCAGGCCAGCGGTGATCACGACGACATCGGAGCCCTCGATCGCCTCGTAGCCCTCGCCGCCCTTGCCGGTGGTGACACCGACGACCCTGGTCTCGAAGCCCTCCACCGGACGCGACTGGTTGAGGTCCAGCGCGATCCCCTCGGGCCTGCCCTCGATGATGTCGGTGATCACGACGGTCTCGAAGACGTCGTACTCCGCGAGGCGCTGCGCGGTCGTCGAGCCGTAGAAGCCGGCACCGACTACGGTGACCTTTTTGCCCATGGTCGTCCCACTCCCTGATACCCGTCTGGTTATTTCCGGACGGTATCAGTCAGGAGTGTTCGGTTCTGGCCAGGGGCGGAATTGCCGGTGCTGGCTCACATCGACGGCTTCCGGCCCACTACGGCGGCTTCAGCCCCGGGCGGGCGGTTCCAGCTCGGCCTCGGCCCGCTCCACCACGTTCGTCAGCAGCATCGCCCGGGTCATCGGGCCGACGCCGCCCGGCATCGGCACCACCTTGCCGGCCACCTCGGCGACGTCGGGCCCGACGTCACCGGTGTAGCGGCCCTTACCGTCCGCCCCGATCACCCGGGTGATCCCGACGTCGACCACCACGGCACCGGGCCGGACCATGTCGGCGGTGAGCAGGCCCGGCACGCCGGCCGCCACGATCACGATGTCGGCGCTGCGGGTGTGCGCGGCCAGGTCGAGGGTGCCGGTGTGGCAGAGCGTCACGGTGGCGTTCTCGCTGCGCCGGGTCAGCAGCAGCCCGAGCGGCCGGCCGACCGTGTTGCCCCGGCCGACCACCGCCACCTCGGCGCCGCGCAGCGGCACCTCGTGCCGGCGGAGCAGCTCGACGATGCCGCGCGGGGTGCAGGGCAGCGGGCCGGGGTAGCCGAGTACCAGCCGGCCGAGGTTGACCGGGTGCAGCCCGTCGGCGTCCTTGTCCGGGTCGACCATCTCCAGCACCCGCTGGGTGTCCAGGTGCACCGGGAGCGGGAGCTGCACGATGTAGCCGTGGCAGGCCGGGTCGGCGTTCAGCTCGGCGACCGTGGCGTCCACCTGTTCCTGGCTGGCGTCGGCCGGCAGCTCGCGGCGGATCGAGGCGATGCCCACCTCGGCGCAGTCCCGGTGCTTGCCGTCGACGTACGCCCGGGAGCCCGGGTCCTCGCCGACGAGCACGGTGCCCAGTCCCGGTACGACGCCCCGGTCGGCCAGCGCCTTCACCCGGTCGCGCAGTTCTTCCTTGATCGTCGCCGCGGTCGCTTTGCCGTCGAGAAGGGTGGCCGTCACGTCCCAGATCGTCTCACGCCGTACGCCGGGCCGAGCCGGCACCCGGCCGGTCGGTACCGGGATCGGCCACTCGGCCAACCCCTGCTCGGCCGGGCAACCGACACCAAGTGCTAACTATCAGTAGTCGTGTCGTTAGTCACGCTAAGTAAGATCTTGTGGAGTTGTCCACATTATGGAAGGCACGATCAGGGCGAATGCGGACCAATATCGGGCAGCAGGTGGCCCAGTGCACAGCGGCCGATCGGGGGAGTTCGGGAGGTTGAATCCTTTACGCGCGATTTTGCCGGTCTGTCGCGCCGAGACCGCGATAGCAGCTCAAACCAGCTATCCGCAAGTCCTACCGGACCCCTGTGTTACTGACTCGTAACCATCCGGTTTGGCCAGGGGTCCTGCCACGACCTACCTTTGCCGAGCGTTGCACAGCGTTACCTCAGTGTGGGGACGACTGCTCAGCGTAAGGAGACGAGGAGGCTCAATGCAGGTTCGTAGGCTCGCTGCCTGGACCGCCCTCCCCCTTGCCGCGACCCTCGGCCTCGCGGCCTGTGGCAGCGGCGGGGACTCGGGGGAGAGCGACCCGAATGCGACGGTTTCGATCCAGATCGCGGAACCGCAGCACCTGATTTCCACGAACACCAACGACTCCAGCGGTAACCAGGTGCTGTCCGCCCTGTTTGCCCCGCTGGTCGACTACGACGAGCAGAACAAGCCGTACGAGGTCGCCGCGGAGTCCGTGAACTCGACCGACAACCTGACTTGGACGATCAAGCTGAAGGACGGCTACACCTTCCACAACGGCGAGAAGGTGACCGCGGACAGCTACATCAACGCCTGGAACTACGGCGCCTACGGCCCGAACGGCCAGGGCAACAGCTACTTCTTCGAGAAGATCGCCGGTTACGACGACCTCCAGGCCGAGGACCCGGACGGCGACGGCCCGGAGAAGGCGGCGGAGCCGAAGGCCAAGACGTTGACCGGGCTGAAGAAGGTCGACGACACGACCTTCACGGTGACGCTGGCGAAGCCGTACACCGAGTTCAAGACGGTGCTCGGCTACACCGCGTTCTACCCGCTGCCGGAGGCGGCCTTCTCGGCGCCGGGCGTCATCAAGGACGGCTACGAGGACGCCCCGATCGGCAACGGCCCGTTCAAGATGAAGGGCACCTGGCAGCACGACGCCAAGGTCGAGGTCGAGCGCTACGACGCGTACCCGGGCGAGAAGCCGAAGATCGCCGGTGCCGAGTTCCGGATCTACCAGCAGCTCACCGCGGCGTACGCCGACGTGCTCTCGGACAACCTCGACGTGGACGTGACGGTTCCGACCGAGAACCTGAGCACCGCGGCGACCGACCTGGGCGACCGGTTCCAGCAGAGCCAGAACTCGTCCTTCCAGTTCGTGGCCTTCCCCAC is from Micromonospora sp. WMMD1102 and encodes:
- a CDS encoding ABC transporter substrate-binding protein, translating into MQVRRLAAWTALPLAATLGLAACGSGGDSGESDPNATVSIQIAEPQHLISTNTNDSSGNQVLSALFAPLVDYDEQNKPYEVAAESVNSTDNLTWTIKLKDGYTFHNGEKVTADSYINAWNYGAYGPNGQGNSYFFEKIAGYDDLQAEDPDGDGPEKAAEPKAKTLTGLKKVDDTTFTVTLAKPYTEFKTVLGYTAFYPLPEAAFSAPGVIKDGYEDAPIGNGPFKMKGTWQHDAKVEVERYDAYPGEKPKIAGAEFRIYQQLTAAYADVLSDNLDVDVTVPTENLSTAATDLGDRFQQSQNSSFQFVAFPTFQEEFSKPEVRKAISMAIDRDEIAKSIFKESQISARSFVSPVVAGYQDDTCGEACEFDPAKAKEAYQAAGGPSELKITYNGDGGHKDWVDATCNQLKANLGVECVGVAEPKFSDLLTKVEGKQPVGLIRMGWLMDYPSMENYLGPLYTTNGSSNYYGYSNPEFDRLVQEGTTAATPDEAIKKYQQAEQILAQDMPVIPLRFGQNVYAHSTRVKNVEVDLFQVVDMTKIEVVSS
- a CDS encoding bifunctional methylenetetrahydrofolate dehydrogenase/methenyltetrahydrofolate cyclohydrolase, with the protein product MTATLLDGKATAATIKEELRDRVKALADRGVVPGLGTVLVGEDPGSRAYVDGKHRDCAEVGIASIRRELPADASQEQVDATVAELNADPACHGYIVQLPLPVHLDTQRVLEMVDPDKDADGLHPVNLGRLVLGYPGPLPCTPRGIVELLRRHEVPLRGAEVAVVGRGNTVGRPLGLLLTRRSENATVTLCHTGTLDLAAHTRSADIVIVAAGVPGLLTADMVRPGAVVVDVGITRVIGADGKGRYTGDVGPDVAEVAGKVVPMPGGVGPMTRAMLLTNVVERAEAELEPPARG